From one Streptomyces sp. Q6 genomic stretch:
- a CDS encoding alpha/beta hydrolase, with translation MGLGSWKRRGRRTLVAAALTTAIVSGTAGWATGHEQRPLTGPPPGTGSWRADDSLGAALPDPARSNPAQVAAFFADLSAYQRTDLAARHPTVVGNLDGAPIALRYQANAMALRAEEARARADARNRSLTPQARATAQALAERCTELLAPDRRILAFDPRGRGQVAEVHGDLRGARHVSVIVPGSDIDLGSFDRTKDVYGTPTGMARSLHSATGEHTAVIAWAGYTTPLGLGPDAATGRLAEAGAPRLARFVQGLTAAGVPDPAVFCHSYGSVVCGLAAQRLPASDLVVLGSPGMRADSVADLHTRARVWAARDDSDWIAKVPNVELFGLGHGVDPTDRAFGARRVPAERAEGHTGYFAPGTDSLRAFAAIATGASS, from the coding sequence GGCGGGGTGGGCGACGGGCCATGAGCAGCGTCCGCTCACCGGCCCTCCGCCCGGTACCGGATCCTGGCGCGCCGACGACTCGCTGGGGGCCGCGCTCCCCGATCCCGCGAGATCGAATCCCGCTCAAGTCGCCGCCTTCTTCGCCGACTTGAGCGCATATCAGCGGACCGATCTGGCGGCTCGCCATCCGACGGTCGTCGGCAATCTGGACGGCGCCCCGATCGCCCTGCGTTACCAGGCGAACGCGATGGCTCTACGCGCCGAGGAGGCACGCGCCCGTGCCGACGCGCGGAACCGCTCGCTGACGCCACAGGCCCGCGCGACCGCTCAGGCACTGGCCGAGCGCTGCACCGAACTACTCGCCCCTGACCGCCGGATACTCGCCTTCGACCCGCGAGGGCGCGGCCAAGTAGCCGAAGTCCACGGCGACTTGCGCGGTGCTCGACATGTCTCCGTGATCGTGCCCGGGTCGGACATCGACCTGGGGTCGTTCGACCGGACGAAGGACGTCTACGGAACACCCACCGGAATGGCCCGCTCCCTGCACTCCGCCACGGGTGAGCACACCGCCGTGATCGCATGGGCCGGGTACACCACGCCGCTGGGGCTCGGCCCCGATGCCGCCACGGGCCGGCTGGCCGAGGCGGGAGCACCACGCCTCGCCCGGTTCGTGCAGGGCCTCACCGCTGCCGGGGTCCCGGATCCGGCCGTCTTCTGCCACAGCTACGGATCGGTGGTCTGCGGACTCGCGGCACAGCGACTGCCCGCGTCGGACCTGGTGGTCCTCGGTTCACCCGGAATGCGCGCGGACAGCGTGGCCGACCTGCACACGCGGGCCCGGGTATGGGCGGCGCGGGACGACAGCGACTGGATCGCGAAGGTCCCGAACGTCGAACTCTTCGGCCTGGGCCACGGCGTCGATCCCACCGACCGCGCCTTCGGTGCCCGACGGGTGCCCGCCGAGCGCGCTGAGGGCCACACCGGATATTTCGCACCAGGCACGGACTCGCTGCGCGCGTTCGCCGCCATCGCCACCGGAGCATCGTCATGA